A segment of the Streptomyces sp. Tu 2975 genome:
TTCCGCCGCGATGCGCGGCAGGGTGTCGAGGGCCGCGCCGGTGCGGACCTCGGCGATCTTCGCCAGGCCCGCGCGGGCGATGTTCGCGCGGGCCACCTCCGCGTGGGCCGGGTCGTACTCGAGGGAGATCAGCCTGCCGTCCTCCGGCAGCGCCCGCGCCAGCCAGATCGTGCTGTAGCCGCCCAGCGTGCCGATCTCCAGCGCCGTGCGCGCGCCCTGCGTCAGCGCCAGCAGATGGAGCAGCTTTCCCTGATTCGGGGCGACGTTGATCGCGGGGAGCCCCGCCGCCCCGCTCGCCGCGAGGGCCTCGGTGAGGGCCTCGTCCTCCGTCACGAGGAGATCACTGATGTAGCCGTCCACGGCCTGCCATTGATCCTGAGTCATACGGTTCAACCTACTTTCACGAGGCCGTTCCGGGCGTCGGCGTGCGGCGGCTCGCCCGTACGCGCAGCAGCGACAGGGCAGCCACGGCCACGACGGCGGCCCCGCCGCCGACGGTCAGCAACCACACCGGCACGCCGGCGACCGTCAGCAGTTCGTCGTCCCAGTTCACCCGCCGAAAGGGTGTGTCGTGCGCGGTGGGCACCAGTTCGTGGTCGCCGTTGATCCGGCCGGGCTCGGGAAAGTGCTGGTCGAGTGCGGTGAGGAAGCGTTCCTTCCCGCCGGTGAGGTGGCCCACCGCGCCGCGCGGCTCGACCTTCCCCGCGTACGTCACCTCGGGTTCGGAGCCGCCGATGGTGTCGCGCGGTTCCATGCGGTGCGGCGCGAGTACGAACAGGCCGAGCGACTGGGCCGTCGTCGCGCGCCGGGACAGTCGCATCGGATAGACGAGCTTCTCGCTGGCGAAGCTCAGCCGCAGCGGGTCGAGCGTGCCGTCGAGCGTCGTGCCCTCGGTGCTCGGTGCCAGCCGTACGGCCACGTACTCCCAGCCCGCGTCGACGTACGGTTCCAGGTCCTCGTCGAGGCCCTTGGGCAGTTCGAAGCCGTTGTCGGCGAGCCAGTCGCCGAGGGCGTCCGGGTCGGTCGCGGTCAGCCGCGCCACGTCGAAGTCGCCGAGCCGTTCGCGGCCGACGACGCCGACCCCGGGGGCGGCGTCGCCCGGCATCGGTGCGCCCGCGCCCGCGCCGTCCGTGTCGTCGAAGGGCCAGTCGCCGCTCCGTGGCCAGAAGTAGTGGCGCGTACGGTGCACGGGCGCCGCGATCCGGACCAGTTCGTCGAAGAGGGCGCTGTCCGCGAGTTCGACGTCCGCCCGGCTCGGCACGGGCATGATCCACGCCGCTTCCGGCGCGTCCGAGTCGACCGTGAAGCGCATGACGATCTGTTCCGTGCGGCCGTCCCAGTCGATCACCGACGACTCCCGGGCGACGGAGAACTCCGCGTTCCGGTCCACCACCATCGCCCCGCAGCCACAGGCGTAGGCCGGGCTGATCAGCGATCCGAGTTGCAGCACGAGTACCGCCAGCAGCACCGTCAGCAGGCGCGCGCGTACCCCGAATTCTTGTATGTTCCCCCGCATACCGTCTGTGACGGCACCATGAACATCATCGGTTCCGCCCCGGACGACTCTGTTCCGCAACGATCCGGCGACGCCCGGTGCCGTTCCTGAGGCCGACGTCGGGTGGTCGGTGGTCCGGCGGCGATCCGGCGGTCGGTGGCCGAGAGGAATTCGGCCATAACGGGGTGACAGTCAGGCGAACAGGCGGTTGCGTAGGTCTTCTTCACGGGGCAGTGCCACGCTCTACGGACGCTCCGTGGACACCAGAACAGCACACACCAGAACGACAGAAACGGTGGGAGGCTCGGCGCGACGTGGCGAACGCGGAACGCAGCGTGCCCGGGAGTGCGACGGCGGATTCGAGGATCGGAGCGGCCAGGGCAGCGTTGTGGCTCTTCGCGGCCGTGCTCGCCGTACGGCAGACGGCGGCCGTCCTGACCAGCCCGCCCGGTGAGCGGCTCA
Coding sequences within it:
- a CDS encoding O-methyltransferase codes for the protein MTQDQWQAVDGYISDLLVTEDEALTEALAASGAAGLPAINVAPNQGKLLHLLALTQGARTALEIGTLGGYSTIWLARALPEDGRLISLEYDPAHAEVARANIARAGLAKIAEVRTGAALDTLPRIAAEPGAGPFDLVFIDADKRNNARYVEWALRLTQPGSLIIVDNVVRGGGVVDTTSEDPSILGTREMFELVAREPRLDATALQTVGAKGYDGLLVARVIA
- a CDS encoding DUF2330 domain-containing protein, encoding MRGNIQEFGVRARLLTVLLAVLVLQLGSLISPAYACGCGAMVVDRNAEFSVARESSVIDWDGRTEQIVMRFTVDSDAPEAAWIMPVPSRADVELADSALFDELVRIAAPVHRTRHYFWPRSGDWPFDDTDGAGAGAPMPGDAAPGVGVVGRERLGDFDVARLTATDPDALGDWLADNGFELPKGLDEDLEPYVDAGWEYVAVRLAPSTEGTTLDGTLDPLRLSFASEKLVYPMRLSRRATTAQSLGLFVLAPHRMEPRDTIGGSEPEVTYAGKVEPRGAVGHLTGGKERFLTALDQHFPEPGRINGDHELVPTAHDTPFRRVNWDDELLTVAGVPVWLLTVGGGAAVVAVAALSLLRVRASRRTPTPGTAS